The following proteins are encoded in a genomic region of Rubrobacter xylanophilus DSM 9941:
- a CDS encoding transposase, translating into MATKQRRLPFGPEKLVPFTEELFDREEEKAARILWSILESRSPRKSDWSQVFSESSEGANYRTIDRVLPKLDAKKALMRLYDPESPFVLVDPTEMERPQAKKTDYVGRLSDGKSLGFWMVVFAQPYRGRAIPFHFGIYSEATLKEQVTSRNLRWRELLWEIEELVGDTPLIFDREFSAQAWLKALEEAQCKWVVRLNKGSGVKFFDELGEEIPLLIEKGEKRNIEGCYYRGETKANVAGVWRKGCKEPLWVMGNFLPPDELVEVYEERMKIEQTFRDAKSLLGMEKVMNKKRVQLEITLALMLLAYGLGLMVGEAVRDEAYLEEASKKGALNREG; encoded by the coding sequence ATGGCTACCAAACAGAGACGACTGCCGTTCGGTCCCGAAAAGCTCGTGCCCTTCACCGAAGAACTCTTCGACCGTGAGGAGGAGAAAGCTGCCCGCATCCTGTGGTCGATCCTGGAGAGCCGATCTCCTCGCAAGAGTGATTGGTCACAGGTGTTCTCCGAGAGTTCGGAAGGTGCCAACTATCGCACCATCGACCGGGTGCTTCCCAAGCTGGATGCCAAGAAAGCGTTGATGAGACTTTATGATCCCGAGAGTCCTTTCGTCTTGGTCGATCCCACCGAGATGGAGCGCCCCCAGGCCAAGAAAACCGACTACGTGGGTCGTCTTTCGGATGGCAAGAGTTTGGGGTTCTGGATGGTGGTTTTCGCCCAACCCTACAGGGGCAGAGCGATCCCCTTCCACTTTGGGATCTACTCGGAAGCGACGCTAAAGGAGCAAGTCACCAGCCGCAACCTCCGGTGGCGCGAGCTCCTTTGGGAGATCGAGGAACTGGTGGGAGATACGCCGCTCATCTTCGATCGGGAGTTCTCGGCCCAGGCGTGGCTGAAGGCGCTGGAGGAAGCGCAGTGTAAGTGGGTGGTGAGGCTGAACAAGGGAAGCGGGGTGAAGTTCTTCGATGAGCTCGGGGAAGAGATCCCCCTTCTGATCGAAAAAGGCGAAAAACGGAACATAGAGGGCTGCTACTACCGGGGGGAGACGAAGGCGAACGTAGCCGGCGTTTGGCGAAAGGGTTGCAAGGAGCCTTTGTGGGTTATGGGCAACTTCTTGCCGCCCGATGAGCTGGTGGAGGTCTACGAAGAGAGGATGAAGATCGAGCAAACCTTTAGAGACGCCAAGAGCCTGCTCGGGATGGAGAAGGTAATGAACAAGAAGAGGGTGCAGCTGGAGATCACGCTGGCCCTGATGCTCCTGGCGTACGGCTTGGGACTGATGGTGGGCGAGGCGGTGCGGGATGAAGCTTACCTCGAAGAGGCGAGCAAAAAAGGGGCTCTGAACCGGGAAGGGTGA
- a CDS encoding transposase, with protein MLEAEMTEHVGAAFHERTDARKGHQSLVSSLAGRLDAELAAWRSRPLQAQAYPYLLAEALNARRCGWMGGW; from the coding sequence GTGCTCGAAGCGGAGATGACCGAGCACGTAGGCGCCGCTTTCCACGAGCGCACCGACGCCCGTAAGGGCCATCAGAGCCTTGTCTCCTCCCTGGCCGGCCGTCTGGACGCCGAACTCGCAGCCTGGCGGAGCCGACCGCTGCAAGCGCAAGCCTATCCCTATCTGTTGGCTGAGGCCCTTAATGCGAGAAGGTGCGGGTGGATGGGTGGGTGGTGA
- a CDS encoding transposase, which produces MDGWVVSQGVLVVSGMRDDGFREILAVEIADTESEATYQRSCSAPSKLVA; this is translated from the coding sequence GTGGATGGGTGGGTGGTGAGCCAGGGGGTCCTGGTGGTCTCGGGTATGAGGGACGACGGCTTCAGGGAGATCTTGGCGGTGGAGATTGCAGATACCGAGAGCGAAGCGACCTACCAGAGGAGCTGTTCCGCTCCCTCAAAGCTCGTGGCCTAA
- a CDS encoding transposase, which translates to MFAAPRREVALHLAPELATRWRTSHPRVAEHLEEHIEEECLSCLTFPESHRERIRTTNGLECLNQEIKRRGRGW; encoded by the coding sequence GTGTTCGCTGCACCGCGCAGGGAGGTGGCCCTGCACCTCGCTCCCGAGTTGGCAACACGGTGGCGCACGAGCCACCCCAGAGTCGCTGAGCATCTCGAAGAGCACATCGAGGAGGAGTGCCTCAGCTGCCTGACCTTTCCGGAGAGCCATCGGGAGCGCATCCGCACCACCAATGGGTTGGAGTGCCTCAACCAGGAGATAAAGCGCAGAGGACGCGGGTGGTGA
- a CDS encoding GntR family transcriptional regulator, with the protein MPVPEPTKKLNKTLMREEVYSTLKEWILDGTLKPKEKLRDTELARALGVSRMPVREALRRLEDEGLVETATNRWTRVATVDVSQAKRIYPILIALESLAVSLAAHRLEERDLRLMEEANERLRRMLRAGKAVEASEADRDFHEVLMSRTDNPDLIRIVDDLKAKLRLLEVVYFGGSIVAERSAEEHKEILAALREGDTGRASRAVEDNWRNSLQRVLEQLGGETGR; encoded by the coding sequence ATGCCGGTACCCGAGCCGACAAAGAAGCTGAACAAAACCCTTATGCGGGAGGAGGTGTACTCGACACTCAAAGAATGGATATTGGATGGCACCCTTAAGCCAAAAGAGAAGTTGAGAGATACAGAATTAGCGAGGGCTCTGGGGGTCAGCCGCATGCCCGTCCGAGAGGCCTTGCGCCGGCTAGAGGACGAGGGTCTGGTCGAGACGGCCACCAACCGCTGGACCCGAGTTGCCACGGTAGACGTGAGCCAGGCCAAGAGGATATACCCGATCCTGATAGCTCTGGAATCTCTGGCGGTTTCCCTGGCTGCGCACCGGCTTGAAGAGCGAGATCTACGCCTTATGGAGGAAGCCAACGAGCGCCTGCGCAGGATGCTGCGTGCTGGGAAGGCCGTGGAAGCCTCGGAGGCCGACCGGGACTTCCACGAGGTTCTGATGAGTAGAACGGACAACCCCGACCTCATTAGGATCGTGGACGATCTCAAAGCCAAGCTGCGTCTTCTGGAGGTGGTCTACTTCGGTGGGAGCATAGTTGCCGAGCGCTCCGCCGAGGAGCACAAAGAGATACTGGCCGCCCTGCGAGAGGGCGACACCGGGCGCGCCAGCAGGGCCGTCGAAGACAACTGGCGCAACAGCCTGCAGAGGGTTCTCGAGCAGCTCGGCGGAGAGACGGGCCGGTAG
- a CDS encoding N-acyl homoserine lactonase family protein — translation MLTYGAEPSPKSISVRGASDEIIWCPIIGAAVETAAGWVLLETGIGRRLLEDETSRRSIYASREQPWGVGEDPFLAALQAVGLRPEDFSLAAVSHLHVDHTGGLQHLSAAGVPVFVQAGELSFARERAGIAEAYYAPDYVSERILWRELDGDAELAPGVWALFTPGHTPGHMSYRVDLPESGTWLLAVDAADLSENLNDRVPPGWTADAGDVPRADNSLRRLLREAENLDARLVPGHDGFFWKAVRHPRGGHR, via the coding sequence ATGCTCACCTACGGCGCAGAGCCGTCCCCGAAGTCCATCTCGGTGCGTGGGGCTTCGGACGAGATTATCTGGTGCCCTATCATCGGGGCGGCGGTCGAGACGGCGGCGGGATGGGTCTTGCTGGAGACTGGGATCGGACGCCGCCTGCTCGAGGATGAGACGTCTCGGCGGAGCATCTACGCCTCACGAGAGCAGCCCTGGGGCGTGGGGGAGGACCCGTTTCTCGCAGCTCTGCAGGCGGTAGGCCTGCGTCCCGAGGACTTCTCACTGGCTGCGGTGAGCCACCTGCACGTCGACCACACCGGCGGACTGCAGCATCTCTCCGCTGCAGGTGTGCCCGTGTTTGTGCAGGCCGGCGAGCTCTCCTTCGCCCGGGAGCGCGCGGGAATTGCCGAGGCGTACTACGCTCCCGACTACGTCAGCGAGCGCATCTTGTGGCGCGAGCTTGACGGTGACGCAGAGCTCGCCCCCGGCGTTTGGGCTCTCTTCACACCCGGCCACACGCCGGGGCACATGTCCTACCGCGTAGACCTTCCGGAGTCGGGAACCTGGCTCCTGGCCGTGGACGCCGCAGACCTGTCGGAGAACCTCAACGACCGGGTGCCGCCCGGCTGGACCGCCGACGCCGGTGATGTCCCGCGGGCGGATAATTCGCTGCGTCGGCTGTTGAGAGAGGCGGAGAACCTCGACGCGCGGCTCGTCCCCGGACATGACGGGTTCTTCTGGAAGGCTGTCCGACACCCCCGCGGCGGGCATCGCTAG
- a CDS encoding mandelate racemase/muconate lactonizing enzyme family protein → MSAATRIRITDVETIPISLPLRREWRWRGLRGSLGRWVILRLHTDEGLVGLGEATPLPDWGGDFSRYAGETPGTVVHVVRDVLGPVVSGMSPFDVELIVERMDGAIRGHLYAKAAIEMALYDLQGKAAGLPAYDLLGGRYRSGVRVAHMIGLMDREEAVEEALAALEDGCTAFQIKASGDPGRDASVTHAVRDAVGPDALLRVDANQGYRRLGVKDAIRAVRNLEDAGADCVEQPTEGLPGMAAVTEAVDATIIADESAWQPQDVVELANNGAADAISVYVAKAGGLLRAKGVATVAGVFGLPCDVNGSLESGVGNAANVHLATACPAISLPSVIPVTSPAGGPHRTAGRYYADDVVTEPFVYRDGFLHAPGGPGLGIELDEEKLEAYRTG, encoded by the coding sequence ATGTCCGCCGCAACGCGCATCCGGATAACCGACGTCGAGACCATCCCGATATCCCTCCCTCTGCGCCGGGAGTGGAGGTGGCGCGGGCTGAGAGGGAGCCTTGGTCGCTGGGTGATCCTGCGCCTCCACACCGACGAAGGGCTCGTGGGGCTCGGTGAGGCAACGCCGCTCCCCGACTGGGGTGGGGACTTCAGCAGGTATGCGGGGGAGACCCCCGGTACCGTCGTGCACGTGGTGCGCGACGTGCTCGGCCCCGTTGTCTCGGGGATGAGCCCCTTCGACGTAGAGCTGATCGTCGAGAGGATGGACGGGGCGATACGCGGCCACCTCTACGCCAAGGCGGCCATCGAGATGGCGCTCTACGACCTCCAGGGCAAGGCTGCGGGACTGCCAGCTTACGACCTGCTGGGCGGCAGGTACCGCTCCGGGGTGCGCGTGGCGCACATGATAGGGCTGATGGACAGGGAGGAGGCCGTAGAGGAGGCGCTGGCTGCTCTGGAGGACGGCTGCACGGCCTTTCAGATAAAGGCAAGCGGGGATCCCGGCCGCGATGCCAGCGTTACCCACGCGGTCCGGGATGCCGTCGGCCCGGACGCGCTACTGCGCGTGGATGCCAACCAGGGTTACCGGCGTCTTGGCGTGAAGGATGCTATAAGGGCCGTCAGGAACCTGGAGGATGCCGGAGCGGACTGCGTGGAGCAGCCCACCGAAGGGCTGCCCGGGATGGCGGCTGTCACGGAAGCGGTGGACGCGACGATTATCGCCGACGAGAGCGCCTGGCAGCCCCAGGACGTCGTCGAGCTGGCGAACAACGGGGCCGCGGACGCTATCTCGGTCTACGTCGCCAAGGCCGGGGGACTCTTGCGGGCAAAGGGTGTCGCCACGGTTGCCGGGGTCTTCGGCCTGCCGTGCGATGTCAACGGTTCTCTGGAGAGCGGCGTGGGCAACGCAGCAAACGTCCATCTGGCGACCGCTTGCCCGGCCATCTCCCTGCCTTCGGTGATCCCGGTTACCTCTCCCGCCGGCGGGCCCCATCGCACCGCGGGCCGCTACTACGCCGATGATGTCGTTACAGAGCCTTTCGTCTATCGGGACGGGTTTTTGCACGCGCCGGGAGGCCCGGGGCTCGGTATAGAGCTGGACGAAGAAAAGCTGGAGGCGTACAGGACAGGATGA
- a CDS encoding amidohydrolase family protein, producing the protein MRTLITNGTLIDGLGNPPRENVTVAIEDHLISEVIHRRAPYYDRGAPVIDARGGFVLPGLVNHHVHGLTRGPLMIVGEPPLPDARVKANLDRLLTQGVTTALNVDGFATVEEAVASSRFHPVTVKVSTLHTPTHLRWATEGPFPFGGVRERHRWTVEKMLERGAPAIGEAGPGVDAHWPDYTLIPEALAGRYGVRVTVEQARELRFAAEKADRGRVGALLEEHGIGRGETDAFFELHEATLEWRRLARESLEEAVAAAKGFSEPLILHHTPGTFEVVAQAAEELGERVIAGHSNFQIWDPDEASRRAKELRRRGALVDIMSGDAFSTCEFHPTPDVTFRLLSDGLVDLISTDYAGGFWDPMLLVVEKAHEAGAITLEEGVRLATSAPADAVPRLAPDRGRIVPGAVADVVVTQPGRLSGVRAVFVSGRRVELPERDW; encoded by the coding sequence ATGCGGACCCTGATCACGAATGGGACCCTGATAGACGGCCTCGGCAATCCGCCGCGCGAGAACGTAACCGTCGCGATTGAGGACCACCTTATCTCGGAGGTAATACATCGCCGCGCCCCCTACTACGACCGTGGCGCGCCGGTCATAGACGCCCGCGGGGGCTTCGTGCTCCCCGGTCTTGTCAACCACCACGTCCACGGCCTCACCCGCGGGCCCCTGATGATCGTCGGCGAGCCGCCCCTGCCCGACGCCCGCGTGAAGGCCAACCTCGACCGCTTGCTCACTCAGGGCGTTACTACCGCGCTCAACGTAGACGGCTTCGCCACCGTTGAGGAGGCCGTCGCTTCCTCCCGCTTCCATCCCGTAACGGTGAAGGTATCGACCCTCCACACGCCCACGCACCTGCGCTGGGCCACGGAGGGGCCGTTCCCCTTCGGGGGGGTTCGAGAGAGACACCGCTGGACCGTAGAGAAGATGCTGGAGAGAGGGGCGCCAGCCATAGGGGAGGCGGGGCCGGGTGTGGACGCCCACTGGCCGGACTACACCCTTATCCCGGAGGCGCTCGCGGGCAGGTACGGCGTCCGCGTAACGGTGGAGCAGGCCCGCGAGCTGCGCTTTGCCGCCGAGAAGGCGGATCGCGGGCGCGTGGGCGCGCTGCTGGAGGAGCACGGCATCGGGAGGGGCGAGACGGACGCCTTCTTCGAGCTGCACGAGGCGACGCTGGAGTGGCGGCGGCTGGCGCGCGAGTCGCTGGAGGAGGCCGTAGCCGCGGCGAAGGGCTTCAGCGAGCCCCTGATCCTCCACCACACCCCGGGGACCTTCGAGGTCGTGGCGCAGGCCGCGGAGGAGCTGGGGGAGCGCGTGATCGCGGGCCACTCCAACTTCCAGATCTGGGACCCTGACGAAGCGTCCCGCCGGGCGAAGGAACTGCGCCGCAGGGGCGCGCTCGTCGACATTATGTCCGGCGACGCCTTCTCCACCTGCGAGTTCCACCCCACGCCGGACGTGACCTTCCGCCTGCTCTCGGACGGTCTGGTGGACCTTATCTCCACGGACTACGCCGGAGGCTTCTGGGACCCGATGCTCCTTGTGGTCGAGAAGGCCCACGAGGCCGGCGCCATAACCCTCGAAGAGGGCGTCCGTCTAGCAACCTCCGCCCCCGCCGACGCCGTTCCGCGCCTTGCCCCGGACCGGGGCCGGATCGTCCCGGGCGCGGTGGCCGACGTGGTCGTAACGCAGCCGGGCCGGCTCTCCGGGGTGCGGGCGGTCTTCGTCTCCGGCCGCCGCGTCGAGCTGCCGGAGCGAGACTGGTAG
- a CDS encoding SDR family NAD(P)-dependent oxidoreductase: MSGLEGKVALITGGATGIGRATALLFAREGACVLIGDINEEGASETVEAVRAAGGDAAFRRCDVSGEEEIAALVAAAGEEYGRLDVVFGNAGLLRTRPLEDLSTKEFELHLRINLTANFLLTKYAAPVMRRHEGGSIIFMASAGGLRGTRGSVAYNASKGGLVNMTRSLADELAPHNIRVNCVCPGWVDTPFNRPFWEHAGAGAEEEVLRGVPLRRQCTPEEVAPAVVFLAGEGASYITGEALVIDGGMLAT; this comes from the coding sequence GTGAGCGGCCTGGAAGGCAAGGTGGCGCTCATAACCGGCGGCGCGACCGGCATAGGGCGAGCCACGGCCCTGCTCTTCGCCCGGGAGGGCGCCTGCGTGCTCATCGGCGACATCAACGAGGAGGGGGCCTCGGAGACGGTCGAGGCCGTGAGGGCAGCGGGGGGAGACGCGGCCTTCCGGCGCTGCGACGTGAGCGGGGAGGAGGAGATAGCCGCCCTCGTCGCTGCCGCCGGTGAGGAGTACGGCAGGCTCGACGTAGTCTTCGGGAACGCCGGGCTGCTCCGTACGAGGCCGCTGGAGGATCTCTCGACGAAGGAGTTCGAGCTACACCTGAGGATAAACCTGACCGCCAACTTCCTGCTCACCAAATATGCCGCCCCCGTGATGAGGCGGCATGAGGGTGGGTCCATCATCTTTATGGCCTCCGCTGGGGGCCTGCGAGGCACGCGCGGCTCCGTCGCCTACAACGCCTCCAAGGGGGGGCTCGTCAACATGACCCGCTCGCTGGCCGACGAGCTCGCGCCGCACAACATCCGGGTCAACTGCGTGTGTCCCGGGTGGGTGGACACCCCGTTCAACCGCCCGTTCTGGGAGCACGCGGGGGCGGGCGCCGAGGAGGAGGTTCTGAGGGGCGTCCCGCTCCGCCGGCAGTGCACCCCGGAGGAGGTCGCGCCCGCGGTCGTCTTCCTCGCGGGAGAAGGAGCGAGCTACATCACGGGGGAGGCGCTCGTTATAGACGGTGGGATGCTGGCGACCTGA
- a CDS encoding SDR family NAD(P)-dependent oxidoreductase, whose protein sequence is MSGLLEGKRAFVTGSARGIGFAVAERFCEEGAVVALGDVCREEVSEAARRLQDAGHEAFELHVNVADEASVEEAARICNERLGGVDVLVANAGVLYLAPVLQTSREAWERVLAVNLTGAFLTCKAFARGMVERGRGGRIVVTSSLFGRRGGRENAAYSASKFGTIGLVESLAAELAPHGILVNAVCPGQVDTEMMSGLFERRAGLRGMEAGELEEEMISRIPLGRMASPREIADAFVFLASGLSGYMTGQSLVVDGGWSVGP, encoded by the coding sequence TTGAGCGGCCTGCTGGAGGGGAAGAGGGCCTTTGTCACCGGCAGCGCTCGGGGGATAGGCTTCGCTGTGGCCGAGCGTTTTTGCGAAGAAGGAGCGGTCGTGGCGCTCGGGGACGTTTGTCGGGAGGAAGTCTCGGAAGCCGCGCGCAGGCTGCAGGATGCCGGGCACGAAGCCTTTGAGCTGCACGTCAACGTCGCCGATGAAGCCTCTGTTGAAGAGGCCGCCCGGATCTGCAACGAGCGGCTCGGCGGCGTAGACGTCTTGGTGGCTAATGCCGGGGTTCTGTACCTGGCCCCGGTGTTGCAGACCTCCAGGGAGGCGTGGGAGAGGGTTCTGGCGGTCAACCTCACGGGTGCTTTCCTCACCTGCAAGGCGTTCGCACGCGGGATGGTCGAGCGCGGCCGCGGGGGCAGGATCGTCGTTACCTCATCGCTCTTCGGGCGGCGTGGCGGGAGGGAGAACGCCGCCTACTCGGCGTCGAAGTTCGGGACCATCGGGCTCGTCGAGTCGCTGGCCGCCGAGCTCGCGCCGCACGGCATACTGGTAAACGCCGTGTGCCCCGGGCAGGTGGACACGGAGATGATGTCCGGCCTCTTTGAGCGGAGAGCCGGGCTGCGCGGCATGGAGGCCGGGGAGTTGGAGGAGGAGATGATCTCACGCATCCCCCTCGGCCGGATGGCGAGCCCCCGCGAGATCGCGGACGCCTTCGTCTTTCTGGCCTCCGGCCTCTCCGGCTACATGACCGGCCAGAGCCTCGTGGTGGACGGCGGGTGGTCGGTGGGACCGTGA
- a CDS encoding biotin/lipoyl-containing protein: MYDVELPKWGMTMQDGTISRWLKKPGDRVVEGEPIAIVETEKVDTDLEAPRSGVLKAVLVQEGQTVEVGTVIARIDDGS, encoded by the coding sequence TTGTACGATGTCGAGCTGCCCAAGTGGGGCATGACGATGCAGGATGGGACGATCTCCCGGTGGCTCAAGAAGCCGGGAGACAGGGTGGTGGAGGGAGAACCGATCGCCATAGTGGAGACCGAAAAGGTAGATACGGATCTTGAAGCTCCCAGATCCGGCGTTCTAAAGGCGGTTCTGGTTCAGGAAGGGCAGACCGTGGAGGTTGGAACCGTTATCGCCCGCATAGACGACGGATCTTGA
- a CDS encoding alpha-ketoacid dehydrogenase subunit beta: MSTDRRLYFIRAMYEGLRDAMREDKTVVVIGEDVDRSIIGATRGLIEEFGPERVRNTPISEATFVGACIGASAAGLRPVVDLMVGSFFYVAMDQVANQAAKLPYMSGGQVSLPIVYFTATGPSGSAAAQHSENPHPMLMNVAGLKIVMPSSPCDAKGLMISAIRDPNPVIYLQDAVLGGTRGPVPEEPYSIPIGEAEVKREGEDVTVVAIGALVNRALKVAGEMERDGISVEVVDPRTLVPMDKKTILDSVRKTGRLVVCDNARMTCSAASEIAAFVSEEAFDSLKTAPRRVAWEDVPVPFSPVLEKRVLVDEEKIRAAVESTLATRTRA; encoded by the coding sequence TTGAGCACAGACCGGCGGCTCTACTTTATCCGGGCCATGTACGAGGGCCTGCGCGACGCCATGCGCGAGGACAAGACCGTGGTAGTCATCGGCGAGGACGTGGACCGCTCCATCATCGGGGCGACGAGGGGTTTGATCGAGGAGTTCGGGCCCGAGCGGGTACGCAACACCCCCATCTCCGAGGCGACCTTTGTTGGGGCCTGCATCGGTGCCTCAGCGGCGGGGCTGCGGCCTGTCGTGGACCTGATGGTCGGCTCATTCTTCTACGTGGCGATGGACCAGGTCGCAAACCAGGCCGCCAAGCTGCCGTACATGTCCGGCGGTCAGGTCTCGTTGCCGATCGTCTACTTCACCGCCACCGGGCCTTCCGGCTCCGCGGCTGCTCAGCACTCCGAAAACCCGCACCCGATGCTCATGAACGTGGCCGGGCTCAAGATAGTCATGCCCTCCAGTCCGTGTGATGCCAAGGGCCTCATGATCTCCGCCATCCGCGACCCCAACCCGGTGATCTACCTGCAGGACGCCGTCCTGGGTGGGACGAGAGGGCCGGTTCCCGAAGAGCCCTACTCCATCCCCATCGGCGAGGCCGAGGTAAAGCGTGAGGGCGAGGACGTTACGGTGGTCGCCATCGGCGCGCTCGTGAATCGTGCCCTGAAGGTAGCGGGGGAGATGGAGAGGGACGGCATCTCGGTCGAGGTGGTGGACCCGCGCACGCTAGTGCCGATGGACAAAAAGACCATTCTGGACTCCGTGCGTAAGACCGGGCGGCTCGTCGTCTGCGACAACGCCCGCATGACGTGCAGCGCGGCGAGCGAGATCGCCGCCTTCGTCTCCGAGGAGGCGTTCGACTCTCTCAAGACGGCACCGCGCAGGGTTGCCTGGGAGGACGTACCCGTGCCGTTCTCGCCGGTGCTGGAGAAGCGGGTGCTGGTGGATGAAGAGAAGATCCGGGCTGCCGTCGAGTCCACCCTCGCGACTCGCACCCGGGCTTAG
- a CDS encoding thiamine pyrophosphate-dependent dehydrogenase E1 component subunit alpha has protein sequence MLRLMLRIRRFEEKLAELFKRGKLPGFVHLYIGEEAVAVGACSALREDDRITSTHRGHGHVIAKGADVSRMMAELLGKEAGYCRGKGGSMHTVDFSLGIMGTNGIVGGGIPIAVGSAWGDRQLGRDTVTVSFFGDGASNQGVFFEGMNLAAIWKLPVIFLCENNGYTEWTPTEKLTAGRISDRGVPFGIPSVQVDGNDVISVHEAVSEAVGRARAGEGPSLIEARTYRWHGHNEGEEAFSGPYRPEEEIEEWKGKDPITTFAARLVEQGVFAREEIERVDAEEKERIEDAVRFAVESAYPDPEEALMHLFYDERPRLQQEVNR, from the coding sequence ATGCTGCGGCTGATGCTGCGCATCCGGCGTTTTGAGGAGAAGCTGGCGGAGCTCTTCAAGCGGGGGAAGCTACCGGGGTTTGTTCACCTGTATATCGGCGAGGAGGCGGTTGCGGTCGGGGCTTGCTCGGCGCTTAGGGAGGACGACAGGATCACGTCGACCCACCGCGGCCACGGGCACGTTATAGCCAAAGGCGCAGACGTCTCGCGCATGATGGCGGAGTTGCTCGGCAAGGAGGCCGGCTACTGCCGGGGCAAGGGCGGCTCCATGCACACCGTGGACTTCTCGCTCGGGATCATGGGCACAAACGGCATCGTCGGTGGCGGCATACCCATAGCCGTCGGCTCCGCGTGGGGGGACAGGCAGCTTGGGCGAGACACCGTTACGGTGAGCTTCTTCGGGGATGGGGCATCAAACCAGGGCGTCTTCTTCGAGGGGATGAACCTTGCGGCCATCTGGAAGCTGCCCGTCATCTTTCTGTGCGAGAACAACGGCTACACCGAGTGGACCCCCACCGAGAAGCTTACCGCTGGCCGGATCTCCGACCGGGGCGTCCCCTTCGGGATCCCTTCGGTACAGGTGGACGGCAACGACGTGATCTCGGTGCACGAGGCGGTCTCGGAGGCGGTCGGACGGGCGCGAGCGGGGGAGGGACCGAGCCTCATCGAGGCCAGGACGTACCGCTGGCATGGCCACAACGAGGGTGAGGAGGCATTCTCCGGTCCCTACCGCCCGGAGGAGGAGATAGAAGAGTGGAAAGGGAAGGACCCTATCACAACCTTCGCGGCCCGCCTCGTCGAGCAGGGGGTGTTCGCTCGAGAGGAGATAGAGAGGGTGGACGCCGAAGAGAAGGAGAGGATCGAGGACGCCGTCAGGTTCGCGGTGGAGAGCGCGTATCCCGACCCCGAGGAGGCGCTCATGCACCTCTTCTACGACGAGAGGCCAAGGCTGCAGCAGGAGGTGAACCGTTGA